From the genome of Tachysurus fulvidraco isolate hzauxx_2018 chromosome 20, HZAU_PFXX_2.0, whole genome shotgun sequence, one region includes:
- the LOC125139763 gene encoding piggyBac transposable element-derived protein 3-like, whose amino-acid sequence MRLMEPFLDKGRNVTTDNFFTSLSFAHKHLSRKTTILDTVNKIRWEIPQSARHTDRNEFTTQVFSTTAAMLTAYAPKRKKTVYILSSMHSVIQTDNTTKRKPNTVTLYNTTKCGVDVMDQMVREYTVRTGTRRWPVAVFYNMIDMAALNAHVLYQACTGRQERRVDFLVELARELANSHMCAKKARKEQLLRTQPSTPSPGKRAMCQVKHQYKNNHATVRCVHCYRYTCGKCRREIPWQCEDCE is encoded by the exons ATGAGGCTGATGGAACCATTCCTAGACAAGGGCAGAAATGTTACCACGGACAATTTCTTCACATCGCTGTCATTTGCGCATAAACATCTTAGCCGGAAAACCACCATCCTCGACACAGTCAACAAGATTCGCTGGGAAATCCCTCAATCCGCTAGACACACAGATCGCAATGAATTCACCACTCAG gTGTTTTCAACCACTGCTGCTATGCTGACGGCGTATGCGCCCAAACGGAAGAAGACCGTCTACATTCTTAGCAGCATGCACAGCGTGATTCAGACTGATAATACCACCAAAAGGAAGCCAAACACTGTCACCCTTTACAACACCACAAAGTGCGGCGTGGATGTGATGGACCAGATGGTGCGGGAGTACACTGTCCGCACAGGGACACGGCGCTGGCCAGTTGCCGTGTTCTATAACATGATTGACATGGCAGCACTGAATGCACATGTGTTGTATCAAGCATGCACCGGAAGGCAGGAAAGACGGGTGGACTTCCTGGTGGAGCTTGCAAGAGAATTGGCTAACTCTCATATGTGTGCGAAGAAGGCAAGAAAAGAACAATTGCTTCGGACACAACCCTCCACACCTAGCCCTGGAAAAAGAGCCATGTGTCAGGTCAAACACCAATACAAGAACAATCATGCCACTGTGCGATGTGTTCACTGCTACAGATACACATGTGGTAAATGCAGACGGGAGATACCATGGCAGTGCGAGGATTGTGAGTGA